Genomic window (Rathayibacter sp. VKM Ac-2760):
CCCGAGCGGCGGACGCCGGGGAACCCTGGCGATCGGCCCGCCGCTCGACGCTCAGGCGAGCTCGGGCAGCGCGGCCCTCGCCTCGGCCGAGCTCGCCCCCGTCGCCGTCAGCAGGTCGACGACGAGCGGGCGGAGGATGACCAGCAGCGTCTTCTCGGCCAGCCGCGCATCGGGGATCAGCGCCTGCGGGTCGAGGGTCGTCGCGAGCAGCACCAGGTCCTGACGGGCGAGTGCGAGCACCGCGGGCTCGGTGACGGCACGGCCGAGCAGCGCGATGCCCGGCCCGAAGCCGACGACCACGTCGGCGAGCGCCGGGCGCGGCACCGCGTCGCCGACCAGGAAGTCGGTGCGCCGGGCCACGATCCGGAGGTTCCGGGTCGCGAGGTCGAGCGCGGCGAGCATCGTGCGCTGCCGCTCCAGCTCCGCCCGGTGCCGCCGGACGAACGGCGAGATCCGCGCGACGCCGATCGCGGAGTCGAGCGCCGTCGTCCAGCCGTCGATGACGGGCTGGGTGCCGCGGACGCGCTCGAGCGCGGTGGCGGAGGCGGACTGGTCGCCCCGGCGGAGCGCGTCGGCCAGCAGGTCGATCGTCTCGGCCAGCGCCGCCACCAGTCGCCGCGCCTCGGCGCGCGCCGCCCGCAGCGGGTTGCGCGGCACGATCGCGGTGCACAGCAGCGCGGCGAGCCCGCCGACCAGCCCGTCGAGACTCCGGGTGAAGACACCGCCGTCGGGCGCCGGGAGGATCATCACGAGCATCGCCTGGGTGCCGGCCGCCACCGCGAAGCCGGGCGACGGCGAGAGCGCTCGCCCCAGCGTGAAGACGACCGCGAGCACGACCGCGAGCTGCCAGACCCCCGTGCCCCAGAGCAGGAGCAGCACCTCGCTCGCGGTGATGCCGATCAGCATCCCGATCGCCGTCTCGGCGACCTGCTTCGGCCGGGTGTCGCGGGCGATGCCGAGGCTCGAGATCGTCGCCGTCAGCGACAGCACCGGAGCCGGGTGCCCGAAGACGAAGCGCGAGACGGAGTAGGCCAGGATCGCCGCGAGGACGATCTGCAGCACCGCCGGCAGCGAGGCGACGGCCCGGGCGAGGCCCCGGCCGGGGCGGAGGTCGTCGACGCGGACGAGCGCGCGGATCCGCGCGGCCGCCCGATCCCGCCGAGCGGGTCCTGCGGCCACCACGGCGTGGCCTACCTGGTCGCGGCCCCGAGCCGGGGCAGGCGGGGCACTCCCGCCTCCGCACCGGCGCCGGGCGGGACGACGACCTCCTGCGCGGCCGCGACGCGGACCTCGCCGGCGATCACGGTGAGCTCGAGGTCGACGGGGACCGAGCGCTTCACCACGGCGAGCGCCACCGGCCCGTCCTCGTAGTGCCAGGCGCTCGCCGTGACGACGCCGACCTCGACCGGCTCGCCGCCCTTGAGCGCGGTGACCACGTCGCCGTGGCCGGGCAGAGCGGAGTCGGAGCCGTCGAGCTGCAGCAGCACGAGGCGGCGCGGCGGGTGGCCGAGGTTGTGCACCTTGGCGACCGTCTCCTGCCCGCGGTAGCAGCCCTTGGCCAGGTGCACGGAGGAGCGGAGCAGATCGAGCTCGTGCGGGATCGAGCGGTCGTCGACCTCGGTCGCGTGCCGGGGGCGCCAGGCGGCGATGCGGAGCGCCTCGAGGGCGTCCGCGCCGGCCAGACCGACGCCCGCCGCACGAGCTCGGGCGGCCAGCTCGTCGAGGGCGGCGCGCGGGACGAGCGTCTCGCGGGCGCTCCA
Coding sequences:
- a CDS encoding FUSC family protein, producing the protein MVAAGPARRDRAAARIRALVRVDDLRPGRGLARAVASLPAVLQIVLAAILAYSVSRFVFGHPAPVLSLTATISSLGIARDTRPKQVAETAIGMLIGITASEVLLLLWGTGVWQLAVVLAVVFTLGRALSPSPGFAVAAGTQAMLVMILPAPDGGVFTRSLDGLVGGLAALLCTAIVPRNPLRAARAEARRLVAALAETIDLLADALRRGDQSASATALERVRGTQPVIDGWTTALDSAIGVARISPFVRRHRAELERQRTMLAALDLATRNLRIVARRTDFLVGDAVPRPALADVVVGFGPGIALLGRAVTEPAVLALARQDLVLLATTLDPQALIPDARLAEKTLLVILRPLVVDLLTATGASSAEARAALPELA
- a CDS encoding folate-binding protein, whose translation is MATTSAAEPGVAAHYGEPFREQRALAAGTALVDLSGRGVVTVTGPDRLTWLDSLTSQALARLAPGDSAETLLLDPSGRIEHLIRVVDDGETAWLLLDRDETAGLAAWLDRMRFMLRVEIADRTAELATLATLGDGSATALALELAGEAGISWLDPWAQVQPGGWQYATAPVHPAAGWSARETLVPRAALDELAARARAAGVGLAGADALEALRIAAWRPRHATEVDDRSIPHELDLLRSSVHLAKGCYRGQETVAKVHNLGHPPRRLVLLQLDGSDSALPGHGDVVTALKGGEPVEVGVVTASAWHYEDGPVALAVVKRSVPVDLELTVIAGEVRVAAAQEVVVPPGAGAEAGVPRLPRLGAATR